A single window of Haemorhous mexicanus isolate bHaeMex1 chromosome 28, bHaeMex1.pri, whole genome shotgun sequence DNA harbors:
- the COL1A1 gene encoding collagen alpha-1(I) chain: MFSFVDSRSLLLIAATVLLARGQGEEDIQTGSCIQDGLTYNDKDVWKPEPCQICVCDSGNILCDEVICEDTSDCPNAEIPFGECCPICPDTDASPAYPESAGVEGPKGDTGPKGDRGLPGPPGRDGIPGQPGLPGPPGPPGPPGLGGNFAPQMSYGYDEKAGGMAVPGPMGPAGPRGLPGPPGAPGPQGFQGPPGEPGEPGASGPMGPRGPAGPPGKNGDDGEAGKPGRPGERGPPGPQGARGLPGTAGLPGMKGHRGFSGLDGAKGEPGPAGPKGEPGSPGENGAPGQMGPRGLPGERGRPGPSGPAGARGNDGAPGAAGPPGPTGPAGPPGFPGAAGAKGETGPQGARGSEGPQGARGEPGPPGPAGAAGPAGNPGADGQPGAKGATGAPGIAGAPGFPGARGPSGPQGPSGAPGPKGNTGEPGAPGNKGDTGAKGEPGPAGVQGPPGPAGEEGKRGARGEPGPAGLPGPAGERGAPGSRGFPGADGIAGPKGPPGERGSPGPVGPKGSPGEAGRPGEPGLPGAKGLTGSPGSPGPDGKTGPPGPAGQDGRPGPPGPPGARGQAGVMGFPGPKGAAGEPGKPGERGAPGPPGAVGAAGKDGETGAQGPPGPTGPAGERGEQGPAGAPGFQGLPGPAGPPGEAGKPGEQGVPGDAGAPGPAGARGERGFPGERGVQGPPGPQGPRGANGAPGNDGAKGDAGAPGAPGNQGPPGLQGMPGERGAAGLPGAKGDRGDPGPKGADGAPGKDGLRGLTGPIGPPGPAGAPGDKGEAGPPGPAGPTGARGAPGDRGEPGPPGPAGFAGPPGADGQPGAKGETGDAGAKGDAGPPGPAGPTGAPGPAGAVGAPGPKGARGSAGPPGATGFPGAAGRVGPPGPSGNIGLPGPPGPAGKEGGKGPRGETGPAGRPGEPGPAGPPGPPGEKGAPGADGPIGAPGTPGPQGIAGQRGVVGLPGQRGERGFPGLPGPSGEPGKQGPSGSPGERGPPGPMGPPGLAGPPGEAGREGAPGAEGAPGRDGAAGPKGDRGETGPAGPPGAPGAPGAPGPVGPAGKNGDRGETGPQGPAGPPGPAGARGPAGPQGPRGDKGETGEQGDRGMKGHRGFSGLQGPPGPPGSPGEQGPSGASGPAGPRGPPGSAGAAGKDGLNGLPGPIGPPGPRGRTGDVGPVGPPGPPGPPGPPGPPSGGFDFSFLPQPPQEKAHDGGRYYRADDANVMRDRDLEVDTTLKSLSQQIENIRSPEGTRKNPARTCRDLKMCHGDWKSGEYWIDPNQGCNLDAIKVFCNLETGETCVYPTQASIARKNWYLSKNPKEKKHVWFGETMSDGFQFEYGGEGSDPADVAIQLTFLRLMATEASQNVTYHCKNSVAYMDQASGNLKKALLLQGANEIEIRAEGNSRFTYGVTEDGCTSHTGAWGKTVIEYKTTKTSRLPIIDLAPMDVGAPDQEFGIDIGPVCFL; encoded by the exons ATGTTCAGCTTTGTGGATTCTCGGTCACTGCTGTTGATAGCAGCGACTGTCCTACTCGCCCGCGGGCAAGGAGAGGAAGACA TCCAAACTGGGAGCTGCATCCAGGATGGGCTCACGTACAACGACAAGGACGTGTGGAAACCAGAACCGTGCCAGATCTGCGTCTGCGACAGCGGCAACATCCTGTGCGACGAGGTGATCTGCGAGGACACCTCCGACTGCCCCAACGCCGAGATCCCCTTCGGAGAGTGCTGCCCCATCTGTCCCGACACCGATG cctcccctgcctACCCAGAAAGTGCTGGAGTAGAG GGTCCTAAAGGAGACACCGGCCCCAAAGGAGACAGG GGACTGCCCGGCCCCCCCGGCAGAGATGGAATCCCCGGCCAGCCCGGactcccgggaccccccggcccccccggccccccagGCCTCGGCGGA AACTTCGCTCCCCAGATGTCCTACGGCTACGACGAGAAGGCTGGAGGCATGGCCGTGCCCGGGCCCATG GGCCCAGCTGGTCCCCGTGGTCTCCCCGGCCCTCCCGGTGCTCCC GGTCCTCAAGGTTTCCAAGGTCCCCCTGGTGAACCTGGAGAGCCTGGTGCTTCT GGTCCCATGGGCCCCCGAGGTCCCGCTGGCCCCCCTGGCAAGAACGGAGATGAC GGTGAAGCTGGCAAGCCTGGCCGCCCCGGAGAGCGGGGTCCCCCTGGCCCCCAG GGTGCTCGAGGTCTCCCCGGAACCGCCGGCCTGCCAGGCATGAAGGGACACAGA GGTTTCAGTGGTCTGGATGGTGCCAAGGGTGAGCCTGGACCTGCTGGGCCCAAG GGAGAGCCCGGCAGCCCTGGAGAGAACGGAGCTCCCGGGCAGATG ggtcCTCGTGGTCTTCCCGGTGAGAGAGGCCGTCCCGGCCCATCTGGCCCCGCT gGCGCTCGTGGCAATGACGGTGCTCCCGGCGCTGCCGGTCCCCCC GGTCCAACTGGTCCCGCTGGTCCCCCCGGCTTCCCCGGTGCCGCCGGTGCTAAG ggTGAGACCGGTCCCCAAGGAGCTCGTGGCAGCGAAGGTCCCCAAGGTGCTCGCGGTGAGCCCGGTCCCCCCGGCCCTGCTGGCGCTGCTGGTCCTGCT GGCAACCCCGGTGCTGACGGCCAACCCGGTGCCAAGGGCGCGACC GGCGCTCCTGGCATCGCTGGCGCTCCCGGCTTCCCCGGTGCCCGCGGTCCCTCCGGACCCCAGGGTCCCAGCGGCGCCCCCGGCCCCAAGGGTAACACC GGTGAGCCCGGTGCTCCAGGCAACAAGGGTGACACCGGTGCCAAAGGCGAACCC GGTCCCGCTGGTGTCCAaggcccccccggccccgctggaGAAGAAGGCAAGAGAGGAGCCCGTGGTGAGCCCGGCCCCGCTGGgctgcccggccccgctggCGAACGT ggtgctcctggcagcCGCGGTTTCCCTGGCGCCGATGGCATCGCTGGTCCCAAG GGTCCCCCCGGCGAGCGCGGCTCCCCCGGCCCCGTTGGCCCCAAAGGATCTCCTGGTGAAGCTGGACGCCCCGGGGAACCCGGACTCCCCGGTGCCAAG GGTCTGACTGGaagccccgggagccccggtCCTGACGGCAAGACCGGCCCACCT GGTCCCGCTGGTCAAGACGGGCGGcccggcccccccggccccccagGAGCCCGAGGCCAGGCCGGCGTGATGGGATTCCCCGGTCCCAAGGGTGCTGCG GGCGAACCCGGCAAACCCGGTGAGAGAGGAGCTCCCGGTCCCCCCGGCGCCGTG ggcGCTGCTGGCAAAGATGGTGAAACCGGTGCCCAAGGTCCCCCCGGCCCCACC ggtCCCGCTGGAGAAAGAGGTGAACAAGGTCCCGCTGGTGCTCCTGGCTTCCAG gGTCTGCCCGGCCCCGCTGGCCCCCCTGGCGAGGCTGGCAAGCCCGGTGAGCAG GGTGTCCCCGGAGACGCCGGAGCCCCCGGTCCCGCCGGTGCCAGG GGTGAGAGAGGATTCCCTGGAGAGCGCGGTGTCCAAGGCCCTCCCGGTCCCCAAGGTCCTCGCGGTGCTAACGGTGCTCCCGGTAACGATGGTGCTAAG ggcGATGCTGGTGCTCCCGGAGCCCCCGGGAACCAGGGCCCCCCAGGTCTGCAGGGTATGCCCGGAGAGCGTGGTGCTGCCGGCCTGCCAGGCGCCAAGGGTGACAGA GGTGACCCCGGTCCCAAAGGTGCTGATGGCGCTCCTGGCAAGGACGGTCTCCGAGGTCTGACCGGTCCCATCGGCCCCCCCGGCCCTGCTGGTGCTcctggtgacaag GGTGAAGCCGGCCCCCCCGGCCCTGCTGGTCCCACTGGTGCCCGTGGTGCTCCC ggTGACCGCGGCGAGCCCGGCCCTCCCGGTCCTGCTGGATTTGCTGGCCCCCCC GGCGCTGACGGCCAGCCTGGTGCTAAAGGTGAAACTGGGGATGCTGGAGCCAAGGGTGACGCCGGTCCCCCCGGCCCTGCTGGCCCCACTGGTGCTCCTGGACCTGCT ggTGCTGTTGGTGCTCCCGGTCCCAAAGGTGCTCGCGGCAGCGCTGGACCCCCT GGTGCTACTGgtttccctggtgctgctggaagagTTGGACCCCCCGGCCCCTCT GGCAACATCGGCCTgcccggcccgcccggccccgccgggaaGGAAGGTGGCAAAGGACCCCGCGGTGAGACCGGCCCCGCTGGCCGCCCCGGAGAGCCGGGACCCGCCGGCCCTCCCGGCCCCCCCGGCGAGAAGGGAGCCCCCGGCGCTGACGGCCCCATC GGCGCTCCCGGCACGCCCGGACCCCAAGGTATCGCCGGCCAGCGCGGTGTGGTCGGTCTGCCCGGCCAGAGAGGCGAGCGAGGCTTCCCTGGGCTGCCCGGCCCCTCC GGTGAACCCGGCAAACAAGGTCCCTCCGGCTCCCCCGGTGAGCGCGGCCCCCCCGGCCCCATGGGCCCCCCCGGCCTGGCCGGACCCCCCGGAGAAGCCGGACGTGAG GGCGCTCCCGGTGCTGAAGGTGCCCCCGGCCGTGATGGTGCTGCTGGTCCCAAG GGTGATCGTGGTGAGaccggccccgccggccccccTGGTGCTCCCggtgcccccggtgcccccggccCCGTTGGTCCTGCTGGCAAGAACGGAGATCGCGGTGAGACC GGTCCCCAAGGTCCCGCTGGCccccctggtcctgctggtgcTCGTGGTCCTGCT ggtcCCCAAGGTCCCCGTGGTGACAAAGGTGAAACCGGTGAACAGGGTGACAGAGGCATGAAGGGTCACAGAGGCTTCTCCGGTCTCCAGGGCCCACCTGGTCCTCCC GGCTCTCCTGGTGAACAAGGTCCTTCTGGTGCTTCTGGTCCTGCCGGTCCCCGA GGTCCTCCTGGCTccgctggtgctgctggcaaggACGGTCTGAACGGGCTGCCCGGCCCCATCGGCCCCCCCGGTCCCCGCGGCCGCACCGGCGACGTCGGTCCAGTC GgtccccccggcccccccgggccccccggTCCTCCCGGTCCTCCCAGCGGCGGCTTCGACTTCAGCTTCCTGCCCCAGCCGCCCCAGGAGAAGGCGCACGACGGCGGCCGCTACTACCGGGCCGATGACGCCAACGTGATGCGCGACCGCGACCTGGAGGTGGACACCACCCTCAAGAGCCTGAGCCAGCAGATCGAGAACATCCGCAGCCCCGAGGGCACCCGCAAGAACCCCGCCCGCACCTGCCGCGACCTGAAGATGTGCCACGGCGACTGGAAGAGCG gCGAGTACTGGATCGACCCCAACCAAGGCTGCAACCTGGACGCCATCAAGGTCTTCTGCAACCTGGAGACAGGTGAGACGTGCGTGTACCCGACGCAGGCGTCCATCGCCCGCAAGAACTGGTACCTCAGCAAGAACCCCAAGGAGAAGAAACACGTCTGGTTCGGCGAGACCATGAGCGACGGCTTCCAG TTCGAGTACGGCGGCGAGGGCTCCGACCCGGCCGACGTGGCCATCCAGCTGACCTTCCTGCGCCTCATGGCCACCGAGGCCTCCCAGAACGTCACCTACCACTGCAAGAACAGCGTGGCCTACATGGATCAGGCCAGTGGCAACTTGAAGAAGGCGCTGCTGCTGCAAGGCGCCAACGAGATCGAGATCCGCGCCGAGGGCAACAGCCGCTTCACCTACGGCGTCACCGAGGACGGCTGCACG AGTCACACGGGCGCCTGGGGCAAGACAGTCATCGAGTACAAGACGACGAAGACCTCGCGCCTGCCCATCATCGATTTGGCTCCTATGGACGTCGGCGCTCCGGACCAGGAATTCGGCATCGACATCGGCCCCGTCTGCTTCTTGTAA